One Stappia sp. 28M-7 DNA window includes the following coding sequences:
- a CDS encoding SDR family NAD(P)-dependent oxidoreductase, with amino-acid sequence MKRLKDKVALITGGAAGIGLETARLFLSEGAKVTLVDLHDDDLSDAARDLGSPDDLLTIAADVSSVEDCKRYVAQTVETFGRIDVFFNNAGIEGKVAPLADQKIEDFDRVMAVNVRGAFLGLQHVLPVMTGQKCGSVINMSSIAGLKGSPNVAPYITSKHAVVGLTRAAAIEVARHNVRVNSVHPSPVNTRMMRSLEEGFNPGHGEEVKQQLADTIPLGRYGESLDIANLVLFLASDESAFITGAQYPVDGGMAAG; translated from the coding sequence ATGAAACGTCTGAAAGATAAAGTCGCCCTGATCACCGGCGGTGCGGCAGGCATCGGTCTGGAAACCGCGCGGCTCTTCTTGAGTGAGGGGGCCAAGGTCACACTTGTGGACCTCCACGATGACGACCTGTCGGATGCTGCGCGGGATCTGGGCAGTCCGGACGACCTGCTGACAATCGCAGCCGACGTCTCCTCGGTCGAGGATTGCAAGAGATACGTCGCGCAGACCGTCGAGACGTTCGGGCGCATCGACGTGTTCTTCAACAATGCCGGAATCGAAGGCAAGGTCGCGCCGCTGGCCGACCAGAAAATCGAGGATTTCGACCGCGTGATGGCGGTCAATGTGCGCGGCGCGTTTCTTGGGCTGCAGCATGTCCTGCCGGTGATGACTGGGCAGAAATGCGGCAGCGTGATCAACATGTCGTCGATTGCGGGCCTCAAGGGCAGCCCGAACGTCGCACCCTACATCACGTCGAAACATGCCGTCGTCGGTTTGACGCGCGCCGCCGCGATAGAGGTCGCAAGGCACAACGTGCGCGTCAACTCCGTGCATCCCTCGCCGGTCAACACGCGGATGATGCGGTCGCTGGAGGAGGGGTTCAATCCCGGCCACGGCGAGGAGGTGAAGCAACAGCTTGCCGACACGATCCCGCTGGGCCGCTATGGCGAAAGCCTCGATATTGCCAATCTGGTCCTGTTCCTTGCCTCCGACGAATCCGCCTTTATCACCGGGGCGCAATATCCCGTCGACGGGGGCATGGCGGCGGGCTGA
- the arcC gene encoding carbamate kinase: MLVVAALGGNALLRRGEPLTAEAQRANVAGAATALAQIIRAGHRLVITHGNGPQIGLLALQGAAYKPDDAFPLDVLGAETDGMIGYMIEQALENALGHDRAVATLLTQIEVDPRDPAFDRPTKFIGPVYDKAEAERLAEARGWSIAADGPHWRRVVPSPMPSDIPDLKVLELLLGHDVTLICAGGGGIPVIRRPDGSLIGIEAVIDKDHATALLAHKLKADGLLLLTDVEAVFRDFGTNTQAAIRQLSPEDAVRLDLPDGSMAPKVAAAATFVSGRDRFACVGRLEDALAMLEGRAGTMIANT; the protein is encoded by the coding sequence ATGCTGGTTGTCGCAGCCCTGGGGGGCAATGCCCTGTTGCGCCGGGGCGAGCCGCTGACCGCCGAGGCGCAGCGCGCCAACGTCGCCGGTGCCGCGACGGCGCTGGCTCAGATTATCCGCGCCGGGCACAGGCTGGTCATCACCCATGGAAACGGCCCGCAGATCGGCCTGCTGGCCCTGCAAGGCGCGGCCTACAAGCCTGACGACGCGTTTCCCCTCGACGTTCTGGGTGCAGAGACCGATGGCATGATCGGCTACATGATCGAACAGGCGCTCGAAAACGCCCTCGGTCACGACCGCGCGGTGGCCACGCTGCTGACCCAGATCGAGGTCGACCCCAGGGATCCTGCCTTTGACCGGCCGACCAAGTTCATCGGTCCGGTCTATGACAAGGCAGAGGCCGAGCGGCTGGCCGAAGCGCGCGGCTGGAGCATTGCCGCCGATGGTCCGCACTGGCGGCGCGTGGTGCCGTCGCCGATGCCCAGTGACATTCCCGACCTGAAGGTGCTGGAACTGCTGCTCGGTCATGACGTCACGCTGATCTGTGCGGGCGGTGGCGGCATTCCGGTTATCCGGCGGCCGGACGGATCGCTGATCGGGATCGAGGCGGTGATCGACAAGGATCATGCGACGGCGCTTCTGGCCCACAAGTTGAAGGCCGATGGTCTGCTGTTGCTGACGGATGTCGAGGCTGTGTTCCGCGATTTCGGCACTAATACACAGGCGGCGATAAGGCAATTGTCACCGGAGGACGCAGTGCGCCTAGACCTGCCCGACGGGTCGATGGCACCGAAAGTGGCAGCCGCTGCGACATTCGTCTCGGGGCGCGACCGTTTCGCCTGCGTGGGCCGCCTGGAAGACGCTCTTGCCATGCTGGAGGGCCGCGCAGGGACGATGATCGCAAACACCTGA
- the argF gene encoding ornithine carbamoyltransferase, whose product MSYNLRNRHFLTLRDFTPQEIGFLLKLSADLKAAKYAGTEVPRLTGKEIALIFEKDSTRTRVGFEVAAHDQGAHVTYLGPSGSHMGKKETVKDTARVLGRVYDAIEYRGFGHPIVETLAQYAGVPVYNGLTDEFHPTQILADFLTMQEHSDKPLREIAYCFMGDAGNNMGDSLLIGGAKMGMDVRLCAPESLWPGQAIRDEADAIAAQTGARITLTDDMEAAVKDVDFVYTDVWVSMGEPKEKWAERIELLTPYQVNADVMAKTGNPRTRFMHCLPAFHNAETETGAEIAELFGISAMEVTEEVFESPASIVFDQAENRLHTIKAVLVATLGS is encoded by the coding sequence ATGTCCTACAACCTGAGAAACCGCCATTTCCTGACCCTGCGCGACTTCACCCCGCAGGAAATCGGCTTCCTGCTGAAACTCTCCGCCGACCTGAAGGCCGCGAAATACGCAGGCACCGAGGTGCCGCGCCTGACCGGCAAGGAGATCGCGCTGATCTTCGAGAAGGACAGCACCCGGACCCGCGTCGGTTTCGAGGTGGCCGCCCACGATCAGGGCGCGCATGTCACCTACCTCGGCCCTTCGGGTTCGCACATGGGCAAGAAGGAAACCGTCAAGGACACCGCGCGCGTGCTGGGCCGGGTCTATGACGCGATCGAATATCGCGGATTTGGTCACCCCATAGTCGAAACGCTGGCGCAATACGCGGGCGTGCCGGTCTATAACGGGCTGACGGACGAATTCCACCCGACGCAGATCCTTGCCGATTTCCTGACCATGCAGGAACATTCCGACAAGCCGCTGCGCGAGATCGCCTATTGCTTCATGGGCGATGCGGGCAACAACATGGGCGACAGCCTGCTGATCGGCGGGGCCAAAATGGGTATGGATGTGCGGCTCTGCGCGCCCGAGAGCCTGTGGCCGGGCCAGGCGATCCGCGACGAGGCAGATGCCATCGCCGCGCAGACCGGCGCACGGATCACGCTGACCGATGATATGGAAGCCGCGGTGAAAGACGTCGATTTCGTCTATACCGATGTCTGGGTGTCGATGGGCGAGCCGAAAGAAAAATGGGCGGAACGGATTGAGCTGCTGACGCCCTATCAGGTGAATGCCGACGTGATGGCCAAGACCGGCAATCCGCGCACCAGATTCATGCATTGCCTGCCCGCCTTCCACAATGCCGAGACCGAAACCGGCGCCGAGATCGCCGAGCTTTTCGGCATCTCCGCGATGGAGGTGACGGAAGAGGTGTTCGAAAGCCCGGCCTCAATCGTGTTCGATCAGGCCGAGAACCGGCTGCACACCATCAAGGCTGTGCTCGTCGCCACGCTGGGGTCTTAG